The following proteins come from a genomic window of Anas platyrhynchos isolate ZD024472 breed Pekin duck chromosome 20, IASCAAS_PekinDuck_T2T, whole genome shotgun sequence:
- the NUFIP2 gene encoding FMR1-interacting protein NUFIP2 — MEEQPPPHHHHHHHYYYYSHHRPHSPYLPPPDGRAQPKPLHKHQEAPKRRTGYGELNGNAGEREVSLKGLCSDETTNPGSRVPNGSQQLVDTNVTPKQTVKAGALGKAGIKTKNFVQKNSMDKKNEKSYENKLRESQSSDKPEGVSVPNGVVTNNSSYITNGYVGKGADNDGSGSESGYTTPKKRKGRRNSAKGCENLNLVQDKIMQQEVSTPTLKQELESFKPDYSEQKGNRIENTKPVWKYEAGAGGAGRGKPGLGDVQRKNSDAKPGISSKKFDDRPKGKHASSATSKEDSWTLFKPPPVFPVDNSSAKIVPKISYASKVKENLNKAAQTPSTSSSSSSSSAGETQAQTSSRLSQVPMSAMKSVTSASFSNGPILAGTDGNVYSPGTQPLLTTAASTVTSTSSESVPQDISTASTALEQKKSSLFIYPSNMQTVLLGTAQVDFPSQTNQQNLGDIFQNQWGLSFINEPSAGPETVVGKPADNQLMEVTFQGEYPATLVSQCAEIIPSGTEQPVFPKAYELDKRTSPPILSAILKPGTAVEGGVVALESHHAGELQKADTGSQGALVFLSKDYEVENPLASPTNNLLASAKEQGYQRGLERKDSWGSFDLSAAVKYHTKEMETIWNLQKQDPKRIITYDEAMDHPDQ; from the exons atggaggagcagccccctccccaccaccaccaccaccaccattaCTACTACTACAGCCACCACCGCCCGCACAGCCCCTACCTGCCGCCGCCCGACGGCCGAGCCCAGCCCAAGCCGCTCCACAAGCACCAGGAGGCGCCGAAGCGGAGAACAG GCTATGGAGAGCTAAATGGTAACGCAGGGGAACGAGAAGTGTCGCTGAAGGGCCTGTGCTCTGATGAAACCACCAACCCAGGATCCAGGGTACCCAATGGCAGCCAGCAACTCGTAGACACTAATGTGACCCCAAAGCAGACCGTTAAGGCCGGTGCTTTGGGGAAAGCCGGAATCAAAACCAAGAACTTCGTTCAGAAAAATAGCATGGACAAAAAGAATGAGAAGTCCTACGAAAACAAGCTTAGAGAAAGTCAGTCCTCAGACAAGCCAGAGGGAGTGTCTGTCCCAAACGGCGTGGTGACCAATAACTCCAGCTACATCACCAATGGCTACGTAGGCAAGGGGGCCGATAACGATGGTAGCGGCTCTGAGAGTGGATATACTACGCCTAAGAAACGGAAAGGCAGGCGCAACAGTGCCAAGGGTTGTGAGAACTTGAATCTAGTACAGGACAAAATAATGCAACAGGAGGTCAGCACGCCGACCTTAAAACAGGAACTTGAGAGTTTCAAGCCTGATTATAGTGAACAAAAGGGGAACCGAATCGAAAATACTAAGCCCGTTTGGAAATAcgaggctggggctggtggagcGGGCCGAGGAAAGCCTGGGCTTGGGGATGTACAGCGAAAAAACTCTGATGCCAAACCTGGGATTAGCAGCAAGAAGTTTGATGACCGGCCCAAAGGGAAGCATGCTTCGTCAGCTACGTCTAAAGAGGACTCATGGACCTTATTTAAGCCACCCCCAGTTTTTCCAGTGGACAATAGCAGTGCTAAAATTGTTCCCAAAATAAGTTATGCAAGTAAAGTTAAAGAAAACCTCAACAAAGCAGCTCAAACCCCATCCACGTCATCGTCGTCGTCTTCGTCATCTGCCGGGGAAACTCAGGCCCAAACATCAAGTCGACTGTCCCAAGTCCCCATGTCTGCTATGAAATCTGTTACTTCTGCTAGCTTTTCCAACGGGCCAATTTTAGCAGGGACTGATGGAAATGTATATTCTCCAGGGACCCAGCCACTGCTCACAACTGCTGCTAGTACTGTAACATCAACCTCTTCTGAGTCAGTACCCCAGGACATAAGTACAGCTTCGACAGCTCTCGAACAAAAGAAATCTAGCCTTTTTATCTACCCTTCAAATATGCAAACTGTGCTTCTGGGTACAGCGCAAGTCGACTTCCCATCGCAGACAAATCAGCAGAACCTGGGAGATATCTTCCAGAACCAGTGGGGCTTGTCGTTCATAAACGAGCCCAGCGCTGGCCCCGAAACTGTTGTGGGGAAACCTGCGGATAATCAGTTAATGGAAGTGACATTTCAAGGGGAATATCCTGCCACTTTGGTTTCACAGTGTGCTGAAATCATTCCCTCAGGAACTGAACAACCTGTGTTTCCTAAGGCTTACGAGCTGGATAAACGGACTAGCCCTCCAATTCTTAGCGCTATTCTTAAGCCTGGGACTGCTGTCGAGGGTGGTGTCGTAGCTTTGGAGTCGCATCACGCCGGTGAGCTGCAAAAGGCAGACACCGGTAGCCAAGGTGCTTTAGTGTTTCTTTCAAAAGACTATGAAGTAGAGAATCCTCTGGCCTCTCCCACGAACAATTTGTTAGCCTCCGCCAAAGAACAGGGGTACCAGAGAGGCCTAGAAAGGAAAGATAGCTGGGGTTCTTTTGACCTGAGTGCTGCTGTTAAATATCACACTAAAG